In a genomic window of Corynebacterium lizhenjunii:
- the folB gene encoding dihydroneopterin aldolase, with protein MRIELNGLECYGYHGVFAEEKRTGQPFIVDIVCQLPDAVDDDLATTVNYAELADVAANIVEGPARDLIETVAAEIATAARVAFPLLESIEVTVHKPQAPIPRTFADVSVTARR; from the coding sequence ATGCGCATAGAACTCAACGGGCTTGAATGCTACGGCTACCACGGCGTTTTCGCGGAAGAAAAGCGCACCGGCCAACCCTTCATCGTCGATATAGTCTGCCAGCTGCCGGACGCGGTCGATGATGACCTGGCCACCACCGTCAACTACGCCGAGTTGGCGGATGTGGCCGCGAATATCGTGGAGGGCCCAGCCCGCGACCTGATCGAAACGGTCGCCGCAGAGATCGCCACCGCCGCCCGCGTGGCGTTCCCCCTGCTGGAATCCATCGAGGTCACCGTCCATAAGCCTCAGGCGCCCATCCCGCGCACCTTTGCGGACGTCTCTGTGACGGCGAGGCGATGA
- a CDS encoding pantoate--beta-alanine ligase — MSVEVVHDVERMRMISSAYRKLGKPVHVVPLGAGIHAGHLSMLHAAGRTPGAVVVATVDAPLDTPPQGADVVFVVPRVAGSTRVVPEPGLEPDLTADLTHILRVVNLVSPTGVFVGEKDYELLKALHVACRDLGLAVRVFGVPTVRMPDGVAMSLRNARVSPDARPQATALSAALTAGAHAGVDAARAVLEAAGVEPEYVEVRDGRLMVAANIGGVRLIDNAAIDPEQYPSLAD, encoded by the coding sequence ATGAGCGTTGAGGTGGTGCATGACGTTGAGCGCATGCGGATGATTTCTTCGGCGTACCGGAAGTTGGGCAAGCCGGTGCATGTGGTGCCCCTGGGTGCCGGGATTCATGCGGGGCATTTGAGCATGCTCCACGCTGCCGGGCGCACACCGGGCGCGGTGGTGGTTGCCACTGTCGATGCCCCTCTGGACACCCCGCCGCAAGGCGCAGACGTGGTCTTCGTGGTCCCGCGCGTTGCTGGTAGTACCCGCGTGGTCCCGGAGCCTGGACTGGAGCCGGACCTGACCGCGGACCTGACGCACATTCTGCGGGTGGTGAACTTGGTCTCGCCTACGGGTGTCTTTGTGGGGGAGAAGGACTACGAGCTGCTCAAGGCCCTCCATGTGGCGTGCCGGGATTTAGGTCTGGCGGTGCGGGTCTTCGGCGTGCCCACTGTGCGTATGCCCGATGGTGTGGCCATGAGCTTGCGTAATGCCCGCGTTTCTCCCGATGCCCGCCCCCAAGCCACCGCGCTTTCCGCCGCCTTGACTGCCGGGGCCCACGCGGGTGTAGATGCCGCACGCGCTGTCCTGGAGGCCGCCGGTGTCGAACCGGAATACGTTGAAGTCCGCGATGGCCGCTTGATGGTTGCCGCGAATATCGGCGGGGTGCGGCTTATCGACAATGCCGCCATCGACCCAGAGCAGTACCCCTCCCTCGCCGACTAA
- the ftsH gene encoding ATP-dependent zinc metalloprotease FtsH → MKNSNIVRYGAIGALALVMLYVFTFFNNDARSYTPVETSVALSQLSEGNVEEAQIDDREQRVRLKLREPITVEERDGVEEIMAKYPARATAEVFTAVKDSGAEKYQTKVTQESFLGSMLSFILPMLIVFGLLFFMMSRMQQGGMFGIGASKAKELTKDMPTNTFADVAGADEAVEELMEIKEFLEDPSRYHELGAKIPRGVLLYGPPGTGKTLLARAVAGEAGVPFFSISGSDFVEMFVGVGASRVRDLFKQAKAQSPCIIFVDEIDAVGRQRGSGTGGGHDEREQTLNQLLVEMDGFGDREGVILIAATNRPDILDPALLRPGRFDRQIPVTNPDLAGREKILEVHSKNKPLAKHVDVRELAKRTAGMSGADLANVLNEAALLTARVGGNVITADALEEATDRVVGGPRRQSKIISEHEKKVTAYHEGGHTLAAWALKDIERVYKVTILARGRTGGHAMTSQEDDKGMYTREELFARIVFAMGGRAAEELVFGAPTTGASSDIEQATKIARAMLTEYGFSPDLGTVKYGQEQGDPFGYGGMGGSIDYSDAVAARIDEQLRYLLDRAHEEAYSILAEYRDYLDALVELLLEKETLRRPDLEGVFDGIVPRAATAVFDNARFPRQAGREPVLTPVEQAQARGEELPKRVTLLDATRAARERRLAGQQVEGEYGFNFGQHAGDNTSDDTGDADARPAAPAGGGASDVDSARPTGGAPARPEDREI, encoded by the coding sequence ATGAAGAACTCCAACATTGTGCGCTACGGCGCCATCGGCGCACTGGCGCTGGTGATGCTCTACGTCTTTACCTTCTTTAACAACGACGCCCGCAGCTACACCCCCGTAGAGACCTCCGTGGCGCTGAGCCAACTCAGCGAAGGCAACGTCGAAGAAGCCCAGATTGATGACCGCGAACAACGCGTCCGTCTAAAGCTGCGCGAGCCAATCACGGTGGAAGAGCGCGACGGCGTAGAAGAAATCATGGCCAAGTACCCGGCCCGGGCCACCGCGGAGGTCTTTACCGCGGTCAAGGACTCCGGGGCGGAGAAATACCAGACCAAGGTCACCCAGGAGTCCTTCCTGGGCTCCATGCTCAGCTTCATCCTGCCGATGTTGATCGTCTTCGGCTTGCTGTTCTTTATGATGTCGCGCATGCAGCAAGGGGGCATGTTTGGCATCGGGGCATCGAAGGCCAAAGAACTGACCAAGGACATGCCCACTAACACCTTTGCCGACGTCGCAGGCGCCGACGAGGCCGTAGAAGAACTCATGGAAATCAAGGAGTTCCTCGAAGACCCCAGCCGCTACCACGAGCTAGGCGCCAAGATCCCGCGCGGCGTGCTGCTCTACGGCCCGCCCGGTACAGGTAAAACGCTGCTGGCACGCGCCGTGGCGGGGGAGGCCGGAGTACCGTTCTTCTCCATCTCCGGTTCCGACTTTGTGGAGATGTTCGTGGGCGTGGGTGCCTCCCGCGTGCGCGACCTGTTCAAACAAGCCAAGGCGCAATCGCCGTGCATTATCTTTGTCGATGAGATCGATGCCGTGGGCCGCCAGCGCGGCTCCGGCACCGGCGGCGGGCACGACGAGCGCGAACAAACCCTCAACCAGCTGCTGGTGGAAATGGACGGCTTTGGCGACCGCGAAGGCGTTATTCTCATTGCCGCCACCAACCGGCCGGACATCTTGGACCCCGCACTGCTGCGCCCCGGGCGTTTCGACCGCCAAATCCCCGTGACCAACCCGGACCTGGCCGGGCGCGAGAAGATCCTCGAAGTTCACTCCAAGAACAAGCCGCTGGCCAAGCACGTGGATGTGCGCGAACTGGCCAAGCGCACCGCCGGCATGTCCGGCGCGGACCTGGCCAACGTGCTCAACGAGGCCGCGCTGCTCACCGCCCGCGTGGGTGGCAACGTCATTACTGCCGATGCCCTCGAAGAAGCCACCGACCGCGTAGTCGGCGGCCCGCGCCGGCAGTCCAAGATCATCTCCGAGCATGAAAAGAAAGTCACCGCCTACCACGAAGGCGGCCACACCCTAGCCGCGTGGGCCCTAAAAGACATTGAGCGGGTCTACAAGGTCACCATCCTTGCGCGTGGGCGCACCGGCGGACACGCCATGACCTCCCAAGAAGACGACAAAGGCATGTACACGCGGGAAGAACTCTTCGCCCGCATAGTCTTTGCCATGGGTGGGCGCGCCGCAGAGGAACTAGTCTTCGGGGCGCCGACCACGGGGGCATCGTCAGACATTGAGCAAGCCACCAAAATTGCGCGCGCCATGCTCACCGAATACGGCTTTAGCCCCGACCTGGGCACCGTCAAGTACGGCCAGGAGCAAGGCGACCCCTTCGGCTACGGTGGCATGGGTGGCAGCATCGACTACTCCGATGCCGTGGCGGCGCGCATTGATGAGCAGCTGCGCTACCTGCTCGACCGCGCGCACGAAGAGGCCTACTCCATCCTGGCCGAATACCGGGACTACCTCGATGCGCTGGTTGAGCTGCTGTTGGAGAAAGAGACCCTGCGCCGGCCCGACCTGGAGGGCGTGTTCGACGGGATTGTCCCGCGCGCTGCTACCGCAGTCTTTGATAACGCGCGCTTCCCGCGCCAAGCCGGCCGCGAGCCCGTGCTGACCCCCGTGGAACAAGCCCAAGCCCGTGGCGAAGAACTGCCCAAGCGTGTGACCCTTTTGGACGCCACCCGCGCCGCACGTGAACGCCGCCTGGCTGGCCAACAGGTCGAAGGCGAGTATGGCTTTAACTTTGGCCAGCACGCCGGCGACAACACCAGCGACGACACCGGCGACGCTGACGCCCGCCCGGCCGCCCCCGCTGGCGGCGGCGCTTCTGACGTTGACTCCGCCCGCCCCACCGGCGGCGCCCCCGCCCGCCCCGAAGACAGGGAGATCTGA
- the tilS gene encoding tRNA lysidine(34) synthetase TilS, which produces MHSGNALRGATAARSGQPFWPRRSPHFARLRALVRPVLAHALDQYPRVGIGLSGGPDSLALTAAVAAETSRAIALCVDHQLQPGSRAVAEAAANQAQQWGIDARVITIDAGNSEATARTARYRALGAAGIPVLVAHTAEDQAETLLLSALRGHATGMGSRAHIEGCTVLRPLLSARRADTLGACAELGLRPWHDPHNQAANFRRVRIRRDVIPLLGEILGGDAVAPLAQAATDMAADHDTLATAATNDCAQLAAMAEPHRRRAIIAWLETQGVEPSREAIGGIGKLCTHWHGQGGVAVAGQAGGARLEVARIGGKLALRTQH; this is translated from the coding sequence ATGCACAGCGGGAATGCACTGCGCGGAGCTACAGCTGCGCGCAGTGGTCAACCCTTCTGGCCGCGGCGCAGCCCGCACTTCGCCCGCCTGCGCGCCCTGGTACGCCCGGTGCTCGCACACGCCCTGGACCAGTATCCGCGTGTGGGCATTGGGCTCTCCGGGGGCCCAGACTCCCTGGCCCTGACCGCCGCCGTGGCCGCCGAGACCTCCCGCGCCATAGCGCTGTGCGTGGACCATCAACTCCAGCCCGGATCGCGTGCGGTGGCCGAAGCCGCCGCGAACCAAGCCCAGCAGTGGGGGATAGACGCCCGCGTCATTACCATCGACGCCGGCAATAGCGAAGCCACCGCGCGCACCGCCCGCTACCGCGCCCTGGGCGCAGCAGGCATCCCCGTACTCGTGGCACACACCGCCGAGGACCAAGCCGAAACCCTGTTGCTGTCCGCCCTGCGCGGGCACGCCACCGGCATGGGCTCGCGCGCCCACATCGAAGGCTGCACCGTGCTGCGCCCGCTGCTTTCCGCCCGTCGCGCCGATACCCTCGGCGCCTGCGCCGAATTGGGCCTACGACCCTGGCACGACCCCCACAACCAGGCCGCCAACTTCCGCCGCGTGCGCATCCGCCGCGACGTCATCCCGCTGCTCGGCGAAATCCTGGGAGGCGACGCAGTAGCCCCCCTGGCCCAGGCCGCCACCGATATGGCCGCTGACCACGACACTTTGGCCACTGCCGCCACCAACGACTGCGCCCAACTCGCCGCCATGGCCGAACCCCACCGGCGGCGCGCCATCATCGCCTGGCTGGAAACCCAGGGGGTAGAGCCATCGCGGGAGGCGATAGGGGGCATCGGCAAGCTGTGCACCCACTGGCACGGGCAAGGAGGCGTGGCAGTAGCCGGGCAGGCAGGGGGCGCAAGGTTGGAAGTAGCCCGCATTGGTGGCAAACTGGCACTGCGAACACAACACTAA
- the folE gene encoding GTP cyclohydrolase I FolE, whose amino-acid sequence MTFDQARAEAAVRELLLAVGEDPDREGLADTPARVARAYKEVFAGLHTDPTEVLAKTFAEDHQELVLVRDIPIYSTCEHHLVPFYGMAHIGYIPGKDGHVTGLSKLARLADMYAKRPQVQERLTSQIADALVEKLHAQSVIVVIECEHLCMAMRGIRKPGATTTTSAVRGGFKTNAASRAEVISLIRG is encoded by the coding sequence ATGACTTTTGATCAAGCCCGCGCGGAAGCGGCCGTGCGCGAATTGCTATTGGCGGTGGGGGAGGACCCGGACCGCGAAGGACTGGCAGACACCCCGGCCCGCGTGGCGCGCGCCTACAAGGAAGTCTTCGCCGGCCTGCACACGGACCCAACGGAAGTCCTAGCCAAGACCTTCGCGGAGGACCACCAGGAGCTGGTGCTGGTGCGCGACATTCCCATTTACTCCACCTGCGAACACCACCTGGTGCCGTTCTACGGCATGGCGCATATCGGCTACATTCCCGGCAAGGACGGCCACGTAACGGGGCTGTCGAAGCTGGCCCGCCTGGCAGACATGTACGCCAAGCGGCCGCAGGTCCAGGAGCGGCTGACGTCCCAGATTGCCGATGCCCTCGTAGAAAAACTCCACGCCCAGTCCGTCATTGTGGTCATTGAGTGCGAGCACTTGTGTATGGCTATGCGGGGTATCCGCAAGCCGGGCGCGACCACCACCACGTCAGCCGTACGGGGTGGGTTCAAGACCAACGCGGCATCGCGCGCGGAGGTCATCAGCCTCATCCGCGGCTAG
- the folK gene encoding 2-amino-4-hydroxy-6-hydroxymethyldihydropteridine diphosphokinase: MRAVLSIGSNMGNRRALLQTVLDDFAAETVAVSPFYTTAPWGVEDQEDFLNAVLIVDVDLTPLELLHRAQALEQAAERVRQRRWGPRTLDVDIVDIEGYSSQDPVLTVPHPHAHERAFVLVPWLAIDPDATLAGVPIATLAAQLDDAVEVSDPLEEA; this comes from the coding sequence ATGCGCGCCGTACTTTCCATCGGATCCAACATGGGCAACCGCCGCGCATTGCTGCAGACGGTGTTGGATGACTTTGCCGCTGAGACGGTTGCGGTCTCGCCCTTTTACACCACCGCGCCGTGGGGAGTGGAGGACCAGGAGGATTTCCTCAACGCGGTGCTCATCGTGGACGTGGACCTTACGCCGCTGGAGTTGTTGCACCGCGCGCAGGCGTTAGAGCAGGCTGCCGAGCGCGTGCGCCAGCGCCGCTGGGGGCCGCGCACCCTTGACGTCGACATCGTGGACATTGAGGGCTATAGCTCGCAAGACCCAGTGCTCACCGTGCCCCACCCGCACGCCCATGAGCGGGCCTTCGTCCTGGTGCCGTGGCTGGCCATCGACCCGGACGCCACCCTGGCGGGCGTGCCCATAGCAACCCTGGCCGCACAGCTGGATGATGCCGTGGAGGTCTCAGACCCCCTGGAGGAAGCATGA
- a CDS encoding DUF3068 domain-containing protein, with amino-acid sequence MLPVLIGVGAACIAAGIAAPTPQPVLPLDLEHTTYTITDAQAHTRVLDRQLDVPVTAQWHLSFQEPADTTSVTLRVGSSFMRSSMQAEADRLITASVWSYPLDRVDGTAHGPASLSHTLATPTSKVAIDGLWWKFPADAQKTSYDVFDETIRRTAPAVFEEELELGGRTVYRYHQAIEPTPIGTMQHSATRDFYVDQATGLLVDLDVQIRDFDDSGDILRFAGSLSEEDTANLLAQTSQFPSTAPWRWWLLGAGVLLFLLGLAIPKHPKS; translated from the coding sequence CGCCAACCCCCCAGCCCGTCCTGCCACTCGATCTCGAGCACACTACTTATACCATCACAGACGCCCAGGCCCATACCCGCGTCCTGGACCGCCAGCTTGACGTCCCTGTCACCGCCCAGTGGCACTTAAGCTTCCAAGAGCCTGCCGATACCACCTCGGTCACCCTCCGCGTCGGCTCCAGCTTCATGCGTTCAAGCATGCAAGCAGAGGCCGACCGCCTGATTACCGCCAGTGTCTGGAGCTATCCCCTCGACCGTGTGGACGGCACCGCGCACGGGCCCGCGTCGCTGAGCCACACTCTGGCCACCCCTACCAGCAAGGTCGCCATAGACGGCCTGTGGTGGAAGTTCCCCGCCGACGCCCAAAAGACCTCCTACGATGTCTTCGACGAGACCATCCGGCGCACCGCTCCCGCCGTCTTCGAGGAGGAACTCGAGCTGGGTGGCCGCACCGTCTACCGCTACCACCAGGCCATCGAGCCCACCCCCATCGGCACCATGCAGCACTCCGCCACCCGCGACTTTTACGTGGACCAGGCCACCGGCCTGCTGGTGGACTTGGACGTGCAAATCCGCGATTTTGATGACTCCGGCGACATCCTCCGCTTCGCCGGCTCCCTTTCCGAGGAAGACACCGCCAATCTCCTGGCGCAGACCTCCCAGTTCCCCAGCACCGCGCCGTGGCGCTGGTGGCTGCTCGGCGCCGGTGTGCTGCTTTTCCTTCTTGGCCTGGCCATCCCCAAACATCCCAAGTCCTAG
- the folP gene encoding dihydropteroate synthase — protein sequence MGILNVTADSFSDGGRWLDPDAALEHARRLMAAGADIIDVGGESTRPGAARVDAEVEIQRVVPIIAALHAEGIPTSVDTMRAATAAAAVEAGVGLINDVSGGLADPDMFAVMAQSQLPVCLMHWRTSVFESAAGAADHGGDVVADVRATLADLAARAQAAGVDRSNIIVDPGLGFAKTPAENWALLRALPSLSDLPILVGASRKRFVTALRAPVSADAAIPAISADAPAHTPVASADTPAPAAVASPSGTTHPADPATAAISALSAHYGAWAVRVHDVASSRAAVDVAAAWAGAVPGTTSALGATAAPANTASASTAAQRTTKEEPCA from the coding sequence ATGGGAATCCTCAACGTCACTGCTGATTCTTTCTCCGATGGCGGCCGCTGGCTGGACCCCGATGCCGCCCTGGAACACGCCCGCCGGCTGATGGCCGCGGGGGCGGACATCATTGATGTGGGCGGGGAGTCCACCCGCCCGGGCGCAGCCCGCGTGGACGCCGAGGTGGAAATCCAGCGCGTGGTGCCCATCATCGCGGCGCTGCATGCTGAGGGCATCCCGACCTCTGTGGACACCATGCGCGCGGCCACCGCGGCTGCGGCAGTCGAAGCCGGGGTCGGTCTGATCAACGATGTTTCCGGCGGCCTGGCAGACCCAGACATGTTCGCCGTGATGGCGCAGTCCCAGCTGCCTGTGTGCCTGATGCACTGGCGCACCAGCGTCTTCGAGTCCGCCGCAGGTGCTGCCGATCACGGCGGCGATGTGGTGGCGGATGTACGCGCTACGCTGGCCGATTTGGCCGCCCGCGCCCAGGCCGCCGGGGTGGACCGTAGCAACATCATCGTTGACCCCGGCCTGGGCTTTGCCAAGACCCCGGCGGAGAATTGGGCCCTGCTGCGCGCCCTGCCCAGCCTCAGCGACCTGCCGATTCTCGTTGGCGCCTCCCGCAAGCGCTTCGTCACCGCCCTGCGCGCCCCCGTGTCTGCCGATGCCGCCATTCCCGCCATCTCCGCCGATGCCCCGGCCCACACCCCCGTGGCTTCGGCCGACACCCCGGCGCCTGCCGCCGTGGCCTCGCCTAGTGGGACTACCCACCCGGCGGACCCGGCGACCGCGGCCATTAGTGCGCTATCGGCGCATTATGGCGCGTGGGCGGTGCGCGTGCACGACGTTGCCAGCTCCCGCGCGGCGGTAGATGTCGCCGCCGCGTGGGCCGGTGCCGTGCCCGGAACAACCTCGGCACTGGGGGCTACGGCGGCACCCGCAAACACGGCATCGGCAAGCACGGCTGCACAGAGAACTACAAAGGAGGAACCATGCGCATAG
- a CDS encoding DUF6779 domain-containing protein encodes MRNDRGLVALVVLAMVASIIMLISGSAIAMKLALVAALWAAVLGLFLATRYRREAQEQRRQFALEREHFEQQQEPSDALADIKRELDAIRTQLEDLSGRDFTYEPAALYAQARRIEELEFTQTSSGAPSADAIAGRIGSQDPAPVNYIPEPADTPVPDSFPGPSAAPSAAPSAASAPEPTSDSTPDFASGAEPSLAAAVHPAPGADANPAAAVHPAPGADTNPAAAAHPAPGAAPAARDSAPAAPRFDTGSFQAVKWDEGGRRRSDSHREGSVSVAELMANLKKEK; translated from the coding sequence ATGAGAAACGATCGCGGCCTTGTTGCCTTGGTAGTGCTGGCGATGGTGGCCAGCATCATCATGCTCATTTCCGGCTCCGCAATCGCCATGAAGTTGGCGCTCGTGGCGGCGCTGTGGGCCGCCGTTCTGGGGCTCTTCCTCGCCACCCGCTACCGGCGCGAGGCTCAGGAGCAGCGCCGCCAATTTGCTCTTGAACGTGAGCACTTTGAGCAGCAGCAGGAGCCTTCCGATGCCCTCGCCGACATCAAGCGCGAACTCGACGCCATCCGCACCCAGCTTGAAGATCTCTCCGGCCGCGACTTCACCTACGAGCCCGCCGCGCTCTACGCCCAGGCCCGGCGCATTGAGGAGCTGGAGTTCACCCAGACCTCCAGTGGCGCGCCGTCTGCGGATGCCATCGCCGGGCGCATCGGCTCCCAAGACCCCGCCCCGGTGAACTACATTCCAGAGCCTGCCGATACCCCCGTGCCCGACTCCTTCCCTGGCCCGTCCGCAGCCCCTTCCGCAGCCCCGTCTGCAGCCTCCGCGCCTGAACCCACGTCAGACTCCACGCCTGACTTTGCGTCTGGGGCCGAACCTAGTCTGGCTGCTGCGGTACACCCCGCGCCCGGGGCCGATGCTAACCCAGCTGCTGCGGTTCACCCCGCGCCCGGGGCCGATACTAACCCAGCTGCTGCGGCTCACCCCGCGCCCGGGGCCGCACCCGCCGCACGCGACTCTGCCCCCGCTGCGCCGCGCTTCGATACCGGCTCTTTCCAAGCCGTCAAGTGGGACGAGGGCGGTCGCCGCCGCAGCGACTCCCACCGGGAGGGCAGCGTCTCCGTCGCAGAGCTCATGGCCAACCTAAAGAAGGAGAAGTAG
- a CDS encoding DUF3180 domain-containing protein: protein MKRTPILGLAAAFGFMFAASYIVMPVLYSRLPEPVSFTMWAMTVVCAVLAWRVKRAGEHGIGLDNSQLNPITVANFMLVGRASAWTGALVGGASGGIVMYAGLQSGALSSVLGGVAMAIAGVVLERACEVPPVH, encoded by the coding sequence ATGAAACGCACCCCCATCCTGGGCCTAGCCGCGGCCTTCGGCTTCATGTTTGCCGCGTCGTACATTGTCATGCCGGTGCTCTATTCGCGCCTACCGGAACCAGTCTCCTTTACTATGTGGGCCATGACGGTGGTGTGCGCCGTACTGGCCTGGCGGGTCAAGCGCGCCGGTGAGCACGGCATCGGGCTGGATAACTCGCAACTTAACCCCATCACTGTCGCTAACTTCATGCTGGTCGGCCGGGCTTCTGCCTGGACGGGGGCGCTGGTTGGCGGGGCAAGCGGGGGCATCGTCATGTATGCAGGACTGCAGTCAGGCGCACTGAGCAGCGTGCTGGGCGGGGTGGCCATGGCCATTGCCGGTGTGGTCCTGGAGCGCGCGTGCGAAGTGCCTCCGGTACATTAG
- the hpt gene encoding hypoxanthine phosphoribosyltransferase — MHDSKDFNVPANPYGSDVEAVLISEEQIAARIQEMADAVSERYRDSGDLILVCVLKGAVFFLSDFARALSIPSQQEFMAVSSYGNAASSSGVVRILKDLDRDIEGKHVLIVEDIIDSGLTLSWLIRNLEGRRPASLEVVSLLRKPEVVKADIDLLEVGFDIPHEFVVGYGLDYAENYRDLPFVGTLKPEIYAD; from the coding sequence ATGCATGACTCTAAAGACTTCAACGTTCCCGCCAACCCCTACGGCAGCGATGTTGAAGCCGTCCTCATCAGCGAAGAACAGATAGCCGCCCGCATCCAAGAAATGGCAGACGCCGTCTCCGAGCGCTACCGCGACAGCGGGGACCTCATCCTAGTCTGCGTGCTCAAGGGTGCCGTATTCTTCCTCTCTGACTTCGCGCGTGCGCTGTCTATCCCCTCCCAACAAGAATTTATGGCCGTGTCCTCCTACGGCAACGCCGCGTCCTCCTCCGGCGTGGTGCGCATCCTCAAAGACCTCGACCGCGACATTGAGGGCAAGCATGTGCTCATTGTCGAAGACATCATTGACTCCGGCCTGACGCTGAGCTGGCTCATCCGCAACCTAGAAGGCCGCCGGCCCGCCAGCCTGGAAGTCGTGTCCCTGCTGCGCAAGCCGGAAGTAGTCAAAGCCGACATTGACCTGCTGGAAGTTGGCTTTGATATTCCGCACGAATTCGTGGTGGGCTACGGTCTCGACTACGCAGAAAATTACCGCGACCTACCCTTCGTGGGCACCCTGAAGCCGGAGATTTACGCAGACTAG
- a CDS encoding HNH endonuclease signature motif containing protein, translating into MNFETLLAGQGPVIDALAGFAGHSVEDLTANGLCPFVARKYVTLYNTYYGQTSFTGLQYKALTAARSQGHSAEALDFIESKTKRVSDKLGKWKLRVKLCKTPAAQIEAVAREQLKKLAKPREVKEGVSLTHHANGLATLKATGKSVDIMDVHAVVDPQDQVESFLAAFRGGGAGKQRYIPIIPIYIDQICEFVDRMHNPGRYPTDADIRVRASNGAILTGKDLLERLCLDYGFIAALSREHGPLDLYRYSRSANSKQRLLLLAEGAECSWIGCHLPFDKCQIHHIHPWNQGGQTNMSNLTPLCPHHNGANEDHPPDGIPITRGRMVRMGTGVGWQAPGGAPPIQTRPTAAPPSATPTNSPPDAHHQATPPPEAYGQATPPPES; encoded by the coding sequence ATGAACTTCGAGACACTACTTGCGGGCCAAGGCCCCGTCATCGACGCCCTGGCCGGATTCGCCGGCCACAGCGTCGAAGACCTCACCGCAAATGGGCTGTGCCCGTTTGTCGCACGCAAGTACGTCACGCTGTACAACACCTACTACGGACAGACCTCGTTTACCGGCTTGCAATACAAAGCCCTAACCGCTGCCCGCAGCCAAGGCCATTCTGCTGAAGCCTTAGACTTCATCGAGTCCAAAACCAAGCGGGTTAGTGACAAGCTCGGCAAATGGAAACTGCGCGTCAAACTCTGCAAGACGCCTGCCGCACAAATCGAGGCCGTTGCCCGCGAGCAGTTGAAGAAACTAGCCAAGCCGCGCGAGGTTAAAGAAGGCGTAAGCCTTACCCATCACGCTAATGGGCTAGCCACGCTGAAAGCTACGGGCAAGTCTGTCGACATTATGGACGTCCACGCCGTGGTTGACCCTCAAGACCAAGTAGAAAGCTTCCTGGCAGCCTTCAGGGGCGGGGGTGCTGGCAAACAACGCTACATCCCAATCATCCCCATCTACATTGATCAGATTTGTGAGTTCGTCGACCGGATGCACAACCCCGGCCGCTATCCTACCGATGCCGATATCCGCGTCCGCGCCTCCAACGGCGCCATCCTCACCGGCAAAGACCTCCTGGAACGCCTGTGTCTGGACTATGGGTTTATCGCAGCGCTATCGCGTGAGCATGGTCCTCTGGATTTGTACCGTTATTCGCGTAGCGCTAACTCTAAGCAACGCTTATTGCTACTCGCCGAAGGTGCCGAATGCTCCTGGATAGGCTGTCACTTGCCGTTTGATAAGTGCCAGATCCACCACATCCACCCCTGGAACCAGGGTGGCCAGACCAACATGTCAAATCTGACCCCGTTGTGTCCGCATCATAACGGTGCCAATGAGGACCACCCGCCAGACGGCATACCAATAACCCGAGGCCGGATGGTACGCATGGGTACCGGGGTTGGGTGGCAAGCACCCGGTGGCGCCCCACCAATACAAACCCGGCCCACAGCGGCACCACCATCAGCCACACCCACCAACTCCCCGCCAGATGCCCACCACCAGGCAACGCCGCCACCGGAAGCCTACGGACAGGCAACGCCGCCACCGGAAAGCTGA